The sequence AAGGTGTTGAAAAATGTTATGCAATACAGGCTGGCAGGGAAATCAGGGTCATGGTATCTAATGAACAAGTAAGTGATGAAGAAGCTACAATTCTGGCACGGGATATTGCTTCAAAGATTGAGTCTGAGTTAAAATATCCTGGCATTGTACGGGTAACGGTTATAAGGGAAACAAGAATAGTAGATTATGCCCGATAATAAAATTACACTCAGCAATTAGCGATTCAAGCTTATTGCTGAGTGTGTCAATAATAAATTATGAATACAGTAAATATACTTTTTATAGGCGATATTGTTGGAAAACCTGGAAGAGCGATAATTAAAGATCATCTTAATGAGATAGTAAGGCAGTTTTCAGTAGATTGTGTTATAGCAAATTGTGAAAATGCTGCTGGTGGAATGTCAATAACACCTGAAATTGCACAGGAATTATTTTCATATGGGATTCATATCCTTACAACCGGTAATCATATCTTTAACAACAGGACCATAATCAAGCTTCTGGAAACAAATCACGCAATATTGCGTCCTGCAAATTTTCCTCATGGTGTTCCTGGCTGCGGTTATACTATTCTGAATGTTAATACTATTAATATTGCTGTTGTAAATTTGATTGGCAGAATAAATATGGAGCCAGTGAATTGTCCATTCATTACTTATGATATGTTACATGAAGAAATAAAACAAAAGTCTAGTATAATAATTATAGATTTTCATGCCGAAGCAACTTCTGAAAAAAAGGCTTTTGGATGGTTTGTAGATGGGCGAGCTACAGCGGTATGCGGTACCCATACCCATGTGCAAACTGCTGATGAAACAATACTCCCAAATGGCACTGCATATATTACCGATGTTGGTATGACTGGTCCATTTGATT comes from Spirochaetota bacterium and encodes:
- a CDS encoding TIGR00282 family metallophosphoesterase yields the protein MNTVNILFIGDIVGKPGRAIIKDHLNEIVRQFSVDCVIANCENAAGGMSITPEIAQELFSYGIHILTTGNHIFNNRTIIKLLETNHAILRPANFPHGVPGCGYTILNVNTINIAVVNLIGRINMEPVNCPFITYDMLHEEIKQKSSIIIIDFHAEATSEKKAFGWFVDGRATAVCGTHTHVQTADETILPNGTAYITDVGMTGPFDSVIGMDKESSIHNFIYHTRIKFKVAQNDPTLNAVLITCNIDGKAKSITRIIKSYELSPSNT